The region GGAATCTGGCCGACGCGATCGTTCGCGGGCTGCGCCGCCAGGGCATGGCGGTGGACGTGGCCTACGACGGCACCGCCGGGCACGAGATGGCGATGATCACCCGGTACGACGTGGTCGTGCTCGACCGGGACCTGCCCGGCGTGCACGGTGACCAGATCTGCGCCGACCTGGTCGAGTCGGGGGCGCTGACCAGGGTGCTCATGCTCACCGCGAGCGGTACGGTCGCCGACCGGGTGGAGGGGCTGCAACTCGGCGCCGACGACTACCTGCCCAAGCCGTTCGCCTTCGACGAACTCGTCGCCCGGGTGCAGGCGCTCGGCCGGCGGGCCACCCCGGCCGCACCCCCGGTGCTCACCGTCGCCGACCTGGTGGTCGACCCGGCCCGCCGGGTGGCCACCCGGGCGGGCGCGCCGGTGGACCTGACCCGCAAGGAGTTCGGGGTGCTGGAGGAGTTGCTCAAGGCCCGGGGCGCGGTGGTGTCGAGCGAGGAGCTGCTGGAGCGGGTCTGGGACGCCAACACCGACCCGTTCACCACCACCGTCCGGGTCACCGTGATGACCCTGCGCAAGAAGCTCGGTGATCCGCCGCTGATCGAGACCGTCGTCGGCGCCGGTTACCGGGTGCCGGAGCGCTACCTGCCCGAGCAGGTCGGCGCGTGACCGTCTACCTGACCCGCCGACGGGCCCGGCTGCGCCCCACGCTGCGGCTGCGACTGACCCTGCTCAACGGGGTGCTGCTGATCGGCGCCGGGGCGATCCTGCTGGTGCTGGCCTGGCTGCTGGTCACCGCCGCACTGCGGCCCACCGACGACCTGCTGCCCGGCACCACCGTGGTGCTCGCCGACAACACCCGGATGGACGCCGTACGGTGGCAGGAGCAGATGGCCTCCGACGCCACCCGGCAACTGCTCGCCAAGGGGCTGGTCGCGCTGCTGGCGATCAGCGTGGTCGGGGTGGCCGGCGCGTACGCGGTCGCCGGTCGGGCGCTGCGCCCGCTGCACCAGGTCACCTCCACCGCCCGCCGGCTCGGCGAGGCCACCCTCGACCAGCGGATCCGCTACTCCGGGGCGGACGACGAGGTGGCCGAGCTGGCCGGGACCTTCGACGCGATGCTGGACCGGATCGGCGGCGCGTTCGAGGCGCAGAAACGCTTCGTCGCTAACGCCTCGCACGAGCTGCGTACGCCGCTGGCGGTGATGCGTACGGAGATCGACGTGACGATGGCCGACCCGGACGCGGACGTGGCCGAGTACCGCCGGATGGCGACCGTGGTCCGGGACGCCTCCGAACGGGCGAACGGGCTGGTCGACTCGCTCCTGGTGCTGGCCCGCAGCGAGGCCCAGTCGGGGCGCCGGCTCAGTCGCAAGGCGCCCACCGATCTGGCCGACGGGGCCGCCGCCGCGCTGTCCGCGATGGGCGCGGAGATGAAACGGCTCGGGCTGGACGTGAGCGCGTCGCTCCAGTCGGCACCGGTGGTCGGTGACCCGAGCCTGCTGGAGCGGCTGGCCGGAAACCTGATCGAGAACGCGGTCCGCTACAACCACCTGCACGGCCGGCTGTGGGTGCGTACCAGTTCGGACGCGGCGCAGGTCCGGTTGGTGGTCGGCAACACCGGCTTCGAGGTGGACCAGGCCGACGTACCGGGGCTGTTCGAGGCGTTCCGGCGCGGCGGCCGGGAACGGACCGGGGCGCGCGGCTCCGGGCTCGGGCTGTCGATCGTCTCGGCGGTCTGTGACGCGCACGGCGGGGCGGTGACCGCGGTGGCCCAGCCCGGCGGTGGGCTGGAGGTGACCGTGACATTGCCGGCCGCCGACGCGACCCCGGTGGTGGCGGCCTCGGCCGTGGTGCTGCCCGCCCCGGTCACGGTGCCGGCCGCGCCGCCGACCCCGACCCCGACCGTGGCGTCCCCGTCGGAGAGTGGGCCGGCGGACGGCTCGAACCCGCCGGGGCGGTAGGCCGAAATGGTGTTGTTCGATCCGTCGGTGTGTGGCAGGCTCGTTTCCGGTCAGCCAGCGGTGGGAGGGAGGTGCGGTCGATGAGTTACTCGAACCTTCCCGCGCCCCGTCCCGGTTCCCGCTGACCCGTCCGGTCGCGGGGCGCACAGCCGTCCTGGAGGACACCCAGTGAGTTCCCGCATCAATCACATCACCGTCGACTGTGCCGACACCTACACCCTGGCCGGATTCTGGGCCGAGGCGCTCGGCTACCCCCGCAGCACCGACGACCACCCCGGCGACCCGGAGGCGATCGCCCAGGCACCGGACGGGGCCGGCCCGAGCCTGCTCTTCATCCGGGTCCCCGAGGGCAAGACGGTCAAGAACCGGCTCCACCTCGACCTACAACCGAGCGACCGCAGCCGGGACGAGGAGGTCCTCCGGCTGATCGGGCTCGGCGCCACCCAGGTCGCCGACCACCGCCGGCCGGACGGCGCCGGCTGGGTGACCCTCGCCGACCCGGAGGGCAACGAGTTCTGCGTCGAACGCAGCGCCGCCGAACGCACCGCCGCCTAGCCCCCCGCCCCCCGCCCCCCACCCGCCCGCGATCTAGGCCAAATACGTGCTAGTGGATCTCCAATTACCACCATTTGCCCTAGATCGCGGGAGGGTGAGCGGAGGGTGAGCGGGAGGGTGAGCGGGAGGTGGGGGGTTATGGGGTCAGGCGGGGAGGCTGGCTATGCCGTACGGGAGGAAGCGTTGGGCGGTGACTCGGTCGGAGGTGCCGGTTCGGTCCAGGTACGGGGTGATGCCGCCCAGGTGGAAGGGCCAGCCGGCGCCCAGGATCAGGCACAGGTCGATGTCCGGCGCGGCGGCGACCACGCCCTCGTCCAGCATCAGCCGGATCTCCCCGGCCAGTGCGTCCAGTGCGCGCTGGCGTACCTGTTCGGTGTCGAGTGGCTGGTCGCCGACCTGGAGCAGGGCCGCGACCTCGGGGTCGATCTCGTCGTCGACCAGCAGCGGCCGACCGGCGTCGGCGAGCCGCTTCAGGTTCTCGCTCAGGCCGAACCGGTCCGGGAAGGCGGCGTGCAGCGTCGCCCCGGTGTGGTACGCCACCGCCGGTCCGACCAGTTGCAGCAGGGCCAGCGGGCGCATTGGCAGCCCGAGCGGGTCCAGCGCGCTGTCGGCCACCTCCAGCGGGGTGCCCGCGTCGACCGCCGCGAAGATCTCCCCGAGGAAGCGGGTGAGCAGCCGGTTGACCACGAACGCCGGTGCGTCGGAGACCAGTACGCAGGACTTGCGCAGCTCCTTGCCGACCGCGAACGCGGTGGCCAGGGTGGCGTCGTCGGTCCGCTCGCCCCGGATGATCTCCAACAGCGGGAGCACCGCGACCGGGTTGAAGAAGTGGAAGCCGACCACCCGCTCCGGGTGCTCCAGGTCGGCGGCCATCGCACCGATCGACAGTGACGAGGTGTTCGTGGCGAGCACCGTCTCCGGTGAGACGATCTTTTCCAGTTCGGCCCAGACCTGCTTCTTCACGCCGAGGTCCTCGAACACCGCCTCGATCACGAAGTCGGCGTCGGCGAAGACGGACTTGTCCACCGAACCGGTGACCAGGCCGCGCAGCTTGGCGGCCGTACCGACGTCCAGCCGACCCTTGCCGAGCAGCTTCTCGATCTCGCCGTGCACGTAGGCGACGCCCTTGTCGACCCGGTTCTGGTCGAGGTCGGTGAGCACCACCGGCACCTGCAACCGGCGGGCGAACAGCAGCGCCAACTGGGAGGCCATCAGGCCGGCGCCGACGATGCCGACCTTCGTCACCGGACGGGCCAGCGTCGCCGGGGGAGCACCGACCGGCTTGCGGGCCCGGCGCTGGACCAGGTCGAACGCGTACAGGCCGCTGCGCAGTTCCTCGCTCAGGATCAGGTCCGCCAGGGCCTCGTCCTCGGCCGCCGTACCGTCCTCGAACGACGCCTCGCCGGCCAGGCCGAGCAGTTCCAACGCCCGGTACGCGGACGGCACCGCACCGTGCAGCCGCTGGTCGAGCGTCTGCCGGGCGAAGAACATCACCCCGTCCCACATCTCCCGGTCGACCTCGGGGCGGGTCACCGTGACGGTGCCGCAGACCACACCGGCCGCCCACTCCAGCGACCGCTCCAGGAAGTCGGCCGGTTCGAGCAGTACGTCGGCGATGCCCAGCTCGGCCGCCTGCTTCGGCTTGAGCATCCGGTTCTGCATCAGCGGGTTCGAAATGATCACCTGGGTGGCCGCCGCGATGCCGATCAGGTTCGGCAGCAACTGCGTACCGCCCCAGCCGGGCACCAGGCCCAGCGAGACCTCGGGCAGCGCCAGCGCTCCCGCGCCGCCGGAGAGCGTCCGGTAGTGGCAGTGCAGGGCCAACTCCAGGCCGCCGCCCAGCGCCGCGCCGTTGACGAAGGCGAAGGTCGGCACCGTGCTGTCGCGCAGCCGGGCGAAGACCCGGTGGCCGAGCCGGCCGATGTCGAGCGCCTGCTCCCGGTCGGTGACCAGCGGGATGCCGGTCACGTCCGCGCCGACGCAGAAGATGTACGGCTTCCCGGTCACCGCGACCAGCGCCGGCTCGGCGGCCAGCGCGGCGGTGATCGCCTCGTCCAGGCTGGCCAGTCCGGCCGGCCCGAGGCTGTTCGGCTTCCTGTGGTCGAAGCCGTTGTCGAGCGTGATCAGCGCCGCCGGCCGATCCAGCCCCGGTACGTTCACCAGCCGCAACAGCGCCTTCGTGACAACCTCGTCCGGATTCTGCAAAGTCATTGTGCTGTCACACCTTTCGTTCCCGACTGCGGGGCTCGCAAGATCGGCTCACTCCTCGCGCTCACGCTGCCCCGTTCCAGTTCGGGTTCTCCCAGATCACGGTGCCGCCCATGCCGATGCCGATGCACATGGCGGTGAGGCCGTAGCGCACCTGCGGCTGCTCGGCGAACTGCCGGGAGAGCTGGGTCATCAGCCGTACGCCGGAGGAGGCGAGCGGGTGGCCGACGGCGATCGCCCCGCCCCACTGGTTGACCCGGGGGTCGTCGTCGCCGATGCCGAAGTGGTCGAGGAAGGTGAGCACCTGGACCGCGAACGCCTCGTTCAGCTCGAACAGGCCGATGTCGTCGATGGTCAGCCCGGCGATCCGCAGCGCCTTCTCGGTGGACGGGATCGGGCCGATCCCCATCACCTCCGGCTCGACCCCGACGAAGCCGTACGACACCAGGCGCATGCCGATCGGCAGGCCGAGCTCGCGGGCCACCTCCTCGGCGGCGAGCAGGCTGGCGGTGGCGCCGTCGTTGAGTCCGGCGGCGTTGCCGGCGGTGACCCTGCCGTGCGGGCGGAACGGGGTCTTCAGCCCGGCGAGCTTCTCCAGTGAGGTGTCGCGGGGCGCCTCGTCCACGCATGCCAGGGCCCAGCCGGTCTCCGGGTCGCGGATCGCGACGGTCACCAGGTCGTCCTGGAGCTTGCCGTTGGCGTACGCCTTGGCGGTCTTCTGCTGGGAGGCGAGCGCGAAGGCGTCCGAGCGCTCCTTGGTGACGTGCGGGACCCGGTCGTGCAGGTTCTCCGCGGTGGAGCCCATCACCAGGGCGGACGGGTCGACCAGCTTCTCGGCCAGGATGCGCGGGTTGGGGTCCACGCCCTCGCCCATCGGGTGCCGGCCCATGTGCTCGACCCCGCCGGCGATGGCCACGTCGTACGCGCCCATGGCGATGCCGCCGGCCACCGTGGTCACCGCGGTCATCGCACCGGCGCACATCCGGTCGATGGCGTAGCCCGGTACGGTCTTCGGCAGCCCGGCCAGGAGCGCGGCGGTACGGCCGATGGTCAGCCCCTGGTCACCGATCTGGGTGGTGGCGGCGATGGCCACCTCGTCGACCCGCTCCGGTGGCAGTTGCGGGTTGCGTCGCAGCAGTTCACGGATGCAGCGGATGACCAGGTCGTCGGCACGGGTGTTGGCGTACATCCCACCCGCCTTGCCGAACGGGGTACGGACGCCGTCGACGAAGACGACTTCCCTGACTTCTCGGGGCACTTGAGCCTCCTTGGCGGCGGGGCGTGTACCCCGGATGCTACTCGCCGGTAACTAGGGCTGTCAGTGCGCTGTCTGTGGTCCGGGCCACACCGCGCCCGTCCGGCGGTTCATCCCGGTCCGGTAGGTTGATCGGGACCGGATGGGGCGATACGGAGGCGGCGTTGAAGGTACTGGTAGCGGGCGGTGCGGGGTTCATCGGCAGCACGGTGGTGTCGGCCTGCCTGGACGACGGCCTGGTGCCGGTGGTCCTGGACAACCTGAACACCGGCCGGCGGGAGTTCACCCGCGACCGGATCTTCTACCAGGGCGACATCGCCGACGGGCCGCTGATCGACCGGATCTTCGCCGAGCACCCGGACATCGACGCCGTGGTGCACGCCGCCGCGCTGATCGTGGTGCCCGAGTCGGTCGCCCAACCGCTGCGCTACTACCGGGAGAACGTCGCCAAGTCGGTCGACTTCCTCGACCACCTGCTGCGCAACGGCTGCCAACGGATCCTGTTCAGCTCCTCGGCCGCGATCTACCGCCCCGGCGATGACTTCTCCGTCGACGAGGACTCCGCCCTGGAGCCGACCAGCCCGTACGGCCGGACCAAGGCGATGCTGGAGACGATCCTCGCCGACACCGCCGCCGCCAGCGGACTGCGGGCGCTGTCGCTGCGCTACTTCAACCCGATCGGGGCCGACCCGACCATGCGTACCGGGTTGCAGCTGCGCCGGCCCAGCCACGCGCTCGGGATGATGATCAGCGCGCTGGAGAGCGACAACGAGTTCACGGTCACCGGTGTCGACTGGCCGACCCGCGACGGTTCCGGGATCCGCGACTACATCCACGTCTGGGACCTGGCGCGGGCGCACGTACAGGCGCTGCGCCGGTTCGACGACATCCTGCCGGTCGGCGCCGCCCGGACGGCCGAGGTGATCAACCTCGGCACCGGCAACGGCACCACGGTCAAGGAGTTCGTCACCGCCTTCAACGCGGTCAGCGACCGCCCCCTGCGGGTACGCGAAACCGGCCGCCGGCCGGGTGACTCGGCCGGCTCCTACACCCGTACCGGGCGGGCCCGGCAGTTGCTCGACTGGAAGCCGGAACTGACCCTGGAGGACGGCATCCGGCACTCGCTCCAGTGGGCCGCCCGCCGCGACGACGTACTCGACGACTGAGAAGAAGGCCGCCACCGCCCCGGCGTACGTGGGGCGGTGGCGGTGCGTCAGGCCGGCTCGGGCAGAGCCAGGGTCAGTTCCCCGCCGATCAGGTTGACCTGCCAGTGCCGGGCGCCGTAGCCGTACAGCGTCTCGACCACGGTCGCCTCGCTGATCTCGTCCGGCGGCGTCCAGGCCAACCGACGGACCGAGTCCGGCGTGATCAGGTTTTCCGGCGGCAGGTTGTGCTCGGCCGCGATCCGGGTCACCACCTCCCGGCAGCGGGCCAGCCGGGCCGCCGCCGTCGGGTCCCGCTCGGCCCACCGGTGCGGTGGCGGTGGCCCGTCGACCGCCGGGCTGACCGGCAGCGCGTCGTCGGGCAGCGTCCGAGCCTCGGCCAGCGCCTCCAGCCAGGTCCGGGCGAGCCGGCGGACCGAACGACCACCGAACCCGGGCAGCATCAGCAGGGTCCGCTCGTCCTTCGGATCCATCTCGGCCGCGGCGATGATCGCCGCGTCCGGCAGGACCCGTCCCGGCGCCGAGTCGCGCCGGGACGCGATCGCGTCCCGGGCATACCACATCGACCGGACCCGGGCCTGGGCGCGCGCGCCCCGGACCCGGTGGATACCGGAGGTACGGCGCCACGGGTCGGGCCGTGGCCGAAGCGGCTGCGCCCCCCAGAGCACCAGCGAGGCGAACTCCTCCGCCGCCCACTCCTGTTTGCCCTGCTGCTCCAGTTCGAGGGCGAGACTGTCGCGCAGGTTGGTGAGCAGTTCCACGTCCAGCGCGGCGTAGGTCAGCCAGGAGTCCGGCAGCGGTCGACTCGACCAGTCGGCGGCCGAATGATGTTTCTCCAGGGTGTAACCGAGCAACTGCTCGGTCAGCGCGGCCAGTCCGACGCGTTCGAAACCGGCCAGCCTCGCGGCCAACTCGGTGTCGAACAGCCGGCGCGGTCGCAGCCCCAGGTCGGCCAGGCAGGGCAGGTCCTGACTGGCGGCGTGGAGCACCCACTCGGTGTCGGCGAGGGCCTCGTCGAGGGTGCGTAGGTCACCGAGGGGCAGTGGGTCGATCAGCACGGTGCCAGCGCCTTCCCGGCGCAACTGCACCAGGTAGGCGCGCTGGCTGTAGCGGTAGCCGGAGGCGCGCTCGGCGTCGACGGCAACCGGGCCGGTGCCGGCGGCGAAGCGGGCGACGACATCGGCGAGGGCGGCAGGGGTTGCCACCGGCTCCGGTGTGCCATCGCGGGGGGCGAGGAGCGGAACGGGCCCGCCAGGCATTGGGTCGGGCCCCACGGTCTCGGGTTCCGGCGCGGACGCCGGCAGGCTGTGCGGCTCGTCCCCTGCTTGGCTTTGCGCGGCCCGACGGCGCAGGGGTGGTTCGTCGGTCACCTGACAACCCTAGTGGTCACTCGCATCCGCCATACGCAGCCGGGCCGGCGCGGCGGTTTGTCCGGCCGCTTGGTGCGTACATTTGTCGGATTGGACGAGTCAGACATGGGGGAAGACAAAGCTCAGCACGGCCGGTACGGTGCCTCCTTGCCGCAGGATCCCGGGCTGGTCGCCCGACGGTACGACTGTGGCACGAACGTCTACGGGAGGACGTCGATTCATGACCTCTGGCTATGACCCGTACCCCGCGCCCGGCCCCGAGCCGTACCCCGGCGCACCGGTGCCCGGCCAGCGGCAGCCGACCGAGGACCTGCACAACGACCCGACGGTGGCTCACCCGGCACAGCCGTGGTCGGGCGTACCGGGGTCGCCGCAGGTGGAACCGACGGTCGGGATCAGGCCGGGGCCGCTGCCGCCGCGGCTGGAGCCGCCCCGGACCGACCCCGTACCGATTTCCGGTCACGGTCCGGCATCGGTTTCCGGTCCGGGCTACGGACCGGCGTCCCCGCCTCCCGGTTACGGACCGGCTTCGGGTCCCGGCGCCGGCTACGGCCCGCCCGGTTACCCCTCGCTCCCGCCCACGCCCGGCTCGCTCTCGCCCACGCCCGGCTCGCTCTCGCCCACGCCCGGCTCGCTCTCGCCCATGCCCGGCTCGCTCTCGCCCATGCCCGGCTCGTTTCCGGCGTCGCCCGGACAACCGGCGCCGCGGGTTCGGCGGCGGCTGGCTTGGCCGGGCGTGACCGCGCTGCTGCTGGTGCTCGCACTGGCCGGGGCGGTGGGGTTCCAGGCGTACCAGGTCGACCGGCTCACCGGTCGGCTCGCCGAAACCGATCGGCGGTTGGCCGACGCGCAGCGGGCCGACGGCGCCCGGCTGGACGGCATCGAGGGCCGGGCGCTGGACCTGGAGAACCGGGCCGGGCAGGTCTTCAACCCCGAGGCCATCTCCAGCGCGGTGCTGCCCAGCGTGTTCCGGGTCCGGGCCGGGCAGTTCACCGGCACCGCGTTCGCCGTCGGCAAGCCGACCGGCAACGGCGGAACCAACCTCTTCACCAACTTCCACGTGGTCGAGGAGCTGTGGGACGGCGGCGGCCGGCAGGTCTTCCTTGAGCGTACGGACCAGCGCTTCCCGGCCACCATCGTCAAGGTCGACAAGGCCAACGACATCGCCCAGCTCAGTACGGACGGCACGTTCACCGGCCTGGTCGCGGCCCCCGAGGTGGTGAAGTCCGGCCAGCAGATCGTCGTGGTGGGTGCTCCGCTCGGCCTGGAGGACAGCGTGACCACCGGTGTGGTCAGCGCCTTCCGCGACAACGAGGACGGCCCCGGCAAGGTGATCCAGTTCGACGCGCCGATCAATCCGGGCAACTCCGGTGGTCCGGTGATCAACGGGGCGAAGCAGGTCGTCGGCATCGCCACCGCCAAGGCCCGCGACGCCGAGGGAATCGGCCTGGCCGTACCCATCGCGACCGCCTGCGACGGCTTCAAGAT is a window of Micromonospora sp. NBC_01699 DNA encoding:
- a CDS encoding thiolase family protein → MPREVREVVFVDGVRTPFGKAGGMYANTRADDLVIRCIRELLRRNPQLPPERVDEVAIAATTQIGDQGLTIGRTAALLAGLPKTVPGYAIDRMCAGAMTAVTTVAGGIAMGAYDVAIAGGVEHMGRHPMGEGVDPNPRILAEKLVDPSALVMGSTAENLHDRVPHVTKERSDAFALASQQKTAKAYANGKLQDDLVTVAIRDPETGWALACVDEAPRDTSLEKLAGLKTPFRPHGRVTAGNAAGLNDGATASLLAAEEVARELGLPIGMRLVSYGFVGVEPEVMGIGPIPSTEKALRIAGLTIDDIGLFELNEAFAVQVLTFLDHFGIGDDDPRVNQWGGAIAVGHPLASSGVRLMTQLSRQFAEQPQVRYGLTAMCIGIGMGGTVIWENPNWNGAA
- a CDS encoding S1C family serine protease, with translation MTSGYDPYPAPGPEPYPGAPVPGQRQPTEDLHNDPTVAHPAQPWSGVPGSPQVEPTVGIRPGPLPPRLEPPRTDPVPISGHGPASVSGPGYGPASPPPGYGPASGPGAGYGPPGYPSLPPTPGSLSPTPGSLSPTPGSLSPMPGSLSPMPGSFPASPGQPAPRVRRRLAWPGVTALLLVLALAGAVGFQAYQVDRLTGRLAETDRRLADAQRADGARLDGIEGRALDLENRAGQVFNPEAISSAVLPSVFRVRAGQFTGTAFAVGKPTGNGGTNLFTNFHVVEELWDGGGRQVFLERTDQRFPATIVKVDKANDIAQLSTDGTFTGLVAAPEVVKSGQQIVVVGAPLGLEDSVTTGVVSAFRDNEDGPGKVIQFDAPINPGNSGGPVINGAKQVVGIATAKARDAEGIGLAVPIATACDGFKIC
- a CDS encoding 3-hydroxyacyl-CoA dehydrogenase NAD-binding domain-containing protein, encoding MTLQNPDEVVTKALLRLVNVPGLDRPAALITLDNGFDHRKPNSLGPAGLASLDEAITAALAAEPALVAVTGKPYIFCVGADVTGIPLVTDREQALDIGRLGHRVFARLRDSTVPTFAFVNGAALGGGLELALHCHYRTLSGGAGALALPEVSLGLVPGWGGTQLLPNLIGIAAATQVIISNPLMQNRMLKPKQAAELGIADVLLEPADFLERSLEWAAGVVCGTVTVTRPEVDREMWDGVMFFARQTLDQRLHGAVPSAYRALELLGLAGEASFEDGTAAEDEALADLILSEELRSGLYAFDLVQRRARKPVGAPPATLARPVTKVGIVGAGLMASQLALLFARRLQVPVVLTDLDQNRVDKGVAYVHGEIEKLLGKGRLDVGTAAKLRGLVTGSVDKSVFADADFVIEAVFEDLGVKKQVWAELEKIVSPETVLATNTSSLSIGAMAADLEHPERVVGFHFFNPVAVLPLLEIIRGERTDDATLATAFAVGKELRKSCVLVSDAPAFVVNRLLTRFLGEIFAAVDAGTPLEVADSALDPLGLPMRPLALLQLVGPAVAYHTGATLHAAFPDRFGLSENLKRLADAGRPLLVDDEIDPEVAALLQVGDQPLDTEQVRQRALDALAGEIRLMLDEGVVAAAPDIDLCLILGAGWPFHLGGITPYLDRTGTSDRVTAQRFLPYGIASLPA
- the galE gene encoding UDP-glucose 4-epimerase GalE, with amino-acid sequence MKVLVAGGAGFIGSTVVSACLDDGLVPVVLDNLNTGRREFTRDRIFYQGDIADGPLIDRIFAEHPDIDAVVHAAALIVVPESVAQPLRYYRENVAKSVDFLDHLLRNGCQRILFSSSAAIYRPGDDFSVDEDSALEPTSPYGRTKAMLETILADTAAASGLRALSLRYFNPIGADPTMRTGLQLRRPSHALGMMISALESDNEFTVTGVDWPTRDGSGIRDYIHVWDLARAHVQALRRFDDILPVGAARTAEVINLGTGNGTTVKEFVTAFNAVSDRPLRVRETGRRPGDSAGSYTRTGRARQLLDWKPELTLEDGIRHSLQWAARRDDVLDD
- a CDS encoding VOC family protein: MSSRINHITVDCADTYTLAGFWAEALGYPRSTDDHPGDPEAIAQAPDGAGPSLLFIRVPEGKTVKNRLHLDLQPSDRSRDEEVLRLIGLGATQVADHRRPDGAGWVTLADPEGNEFCVERSAAERTAA
- a CDS encoding response regulator transcription factor encodes the protein MRVLVVEDERNLADAIVRGLRRQGMAVDVAYDGTAGHEMAMITRYDVVVLDRDLPGVHGDQICADLVESGALTRVLMLTASGTVADRVEGLQLGADDYLPKPFAFDELVARVQALGRRATPAAPPVLTVADLVVDPARRVATRAGAPVDLTRKEFGVLEELLKARGAVVSSEELLERVWDANTDPFTTTVRVTVMTLRKKLGDPPLIETVVGAGYRVPERYLPEQVGA
- a CDS encoding ribonuclease D, whose translation is MTDEPPLRRRAAQSQAGDEPHSLPASAPEPETVGPDPMPGGPVPLLAPRDGTPEPVATPAALADVVARFAAGTGPVAVDAERASGYRYSQRAYLVQLRREGAGTVLIDPLPLGDLRTLDEALADTEWVLHAASQDLPCLADLGLRPRRLFDTELAARLAGFERVGLAALTEQLLGYTLEKHHSAADWSSRPLPDSWLTYAALDVELLTNLRDSLALELEQQGKQEWAAEEFASLVLWGAQPLRPRPDPWRRTSGIHRVRGARAQARVRSMWYARDAIASRRDSAPGRVLPDAAIIAAAEMDPKDERTLLMLPGFGGRSVRRLARTWLEALAEARTLPDDALPVSPAVDGPPPPHRWAERDPTAAARLARCREVVTRIAAEHNLPPENLITPDSVRRLAWTPPDEISEATVVETLYGYGARHWQVNLIGGELTLALPEPA